One part of the Clostridium thermosuccinogenes genome encodes these proteins:
- a CDS encoding endonuclease MutS2 — protein MDERALRVLEYDKIIKKLADMTASVPGREIAESLKPETELSRVEQSLKETSDGVSFIVRKGSPPMSGIHDLRSILKRVEIGAILNPGELLKVSDVLGTCRRLKAYSSESVSMEQDNVVTELINCLVSNKRVEDKIKMAVLNEEELADGASPALADIRRKIKDAQNSIKEKLNDLIRSSKYQKFMQEAIVTMRGDRYVIPVKQEYRSEIPGLIHDASASGATIFIEPMAVVEANNNIRQLKIKEQAEIERILYELTADVSGILDGLKGNVTLLAKLDFIFAKAKLSVDYKCVCPKLNKDGHIVIKKGRHPLLDPKTVVPIDFWIGDQFNTLVVTGPNTGGKTVTLKTVGLFTLMTQAGLHVPANEGTVMSVFEKVFADIGDEQSIEQSLSTFSSHMKNIVGILEKADDSSLVLFDELGAGTDPTEGAALAMAILECLHQTGTITVATTHYSELKVYAISTKGVENACCEFDVETLKPTYKLLIGVPGKSNAFAISKRLGLGEDIIERAKEFLTQEDIKFEDLLMNIEKNRSEAEKERIKAERYRIEIENLKKELEEQKKKLEQQKEKLLREAKEEARKILLNAKAEAEDILEEMRRIEKEQETIEKRKEAEQFKMKLKNRLNEIEDSLAESAMPKHGYVKPPENLKPGESVLIVNLNQKGIVINPPDHNGEALVQAGIMKINVHVTNLKRIDEQKEEIKKAMGIGKIGVSKARTISTEVDVRGQTLDEAIEVVDKYLDDAAIAGLKEISIIHGKGTGVLRSGIHQFLKTNRHVNSFRLGKYGEGETGVTIVELN, from the coding sequence ATGGATGAAAGAGCGCTAAGAGTACTGGAGTACGACAAGATAATAAAAAAGCTGGCCGATATGACTGCATCGGTACCGGGCCGGGAGATTGCCGAATCTCTTAAGCCTGAGACGGAGCTGTCCCGGGTGGAGCAAAGCCTTAAGGAGACCAGCGATGGTGTAAGCTTCATTGTAAGAAAAGGAAGCCCTCCGATGAGTGGAATCCACGATTTAAGGTCTATATTGAAGCGGGTTGAAATAGGAGCAATATTGAATCCCGGAGAGCTTTTGAAGGTATCCGACGTACTCGGGACGTGCCGTAGGCTGAAAGCTTACAGCTCGGAAAGCGTTTCGATGGAACAGGACAATGTAGTCACTGAGCTTATTAATTGTCTTGTGTCCAATAAAAGAGTGGAAGACAAGATAAAGATGGCGGTGCTGAACGAGGAAGAGCTGGCAGATGGAGCGAGCCCGGCTTTGGCTGATATCAGGAGAAAGATCAAGGATGCACAGAATTCTATCAAAGAAAAACTGAATGATCTGATAAGATCTTCTAAATATCAGAAGTTCATGCAGGAAGCTATAGTCACCATGAGGGGTGACAGGTATGTGATCCCGGTCAAGCAGGAATACAGAAGTGAAATACCAGGTCTGATTCATGATGCTTCCGCCAGTGGGGCAACCATATTCATTGAGCCCATGGCGGTTGTGGAGGCAAACAACAATATCCGGCAGCTGAAAATCAAGGAGCAGGCAGAGATCGAACGCATCCTGTATGAACTTACAGCTGATGTCTCAGGCATCCTGGATGGACTGAAAGGGAATGTGACTCTGCTGGCAAAACTGGATTTCATATTTGCCAAGGCAAAATTGAGCGTGGACTATAAATGCGTGTGCCCCAAGCTTAATAAGGACGGGCATATAGTGATAAAGAAGGGAAGGCACCCGTTGCTTGACCCGAAAACGGTGGTTCCGATTGATTTCTGGATAGGAGATCAGTTTAATACCCTGGTGGTGACTGGTCCGAATACAGGCGGAAAAACCGTTACATTGAAAACTGTAGGTCTTTTTACCCTTATGACGCAGGCAGGCTTGCATGTGCCGGCCAATGAAGGTACCGTCATGAGCGTTTTCGAGAAAGTTTTTGCCGATATTGGGGATGAGCAGAGCATAGAGCAGAGCCTCAGCACCTTTTCATCCCATATGAAGAATATTGTCGGCATCCTGGAGAAGGCTGACGACTCATCCCTGGTACTGTTTGATGAGTTGGGTGCCGGTACGGATCCTACGGAGGGAGCTGCTCTGGCTATGGCGATATTGGAATGCCTTCACCAGACTGGCACCATCACAGTGGCTACAACTCATTACAGTGAGCTGAAGGTTTACGCCATATCTACAAAGGGTGTGGAAAATGCCTGCTGCGAGTTTGATGTGGAAACTTTAAAACCGACATATAAGCTGCTGATCGGGGTTCCGGGCAAGAGCAATGCCTTTGCCATTTCCAAAAGGCTTGGCCTGGGAGAGGATATAATCGAAAGAGCGAAGGAGTTCCTCACCCAGGAAGATATAAAGTTTGAAGATCTGCTGATGAACATAGAAAAGAACAGAAGTGAAGCGGAAAAGGAAAGGATTAAGGCTGAGCGCTACAGGATTGAGATAGAAAACCTGAAAAAGGAGCTGGAGGAGCAGAAAAAGAAGCTTGAGCAGCAAAAGGAAAAGCTTCTCAGGGAAGCCAAGGAAGAAGCCAGGAAGATCCTTCTTAATGCCAAGGCGGAAGCAGAGGACATTCTGGAGGAAATGAGACGCATTGAGAAGGAACAGGAAACCATCGAAAAGAGAAAAGAAGCAGAACAGTTTAAGATGAAGCTTAAGAACCGGTTAAACGAGATTGAGGATTCCCTGGCTGAATCGGCAATGCCAAAACATGGATATGTAAAACCTCCGGAAAATTTGAAGCCCGGAGAAAGCGTGCTTATAGTAAACCTCAACCAGAAGGGAATTGTCATAAATCCTCCTGATCATAACGGTGAAGCCCTTGTGCAGGCAGGTATAATGAAAATAAACGTACATGTAACCAACCTGAAGCGCATCGATGAGCAGAAGGAAGAAATAAAGAAAGCTATGGGAATAGGAAAGATCGGAGTTTCTAAAGCCAGGACCATATCCACGGAGGTGGATGTCAGAGGCCAGACTTTGGATGAAGCGATAGAGGTCGTTGATAAGTATCTGGATGATGCGGCAATTGCAGGCTTAAAGGAGATTTCGATCATCCACGGCAAAGGTACGGGTGTATTGAGAAGCGGAATACACCAGTTTTTGAAGACTAACCGGCATGTGAACAGCTTCCGTCTGGGGAAATATGGTGAAGGGGAAACCGGTGTGACCATAGTTGAATTAAATTAA
- the typA gene encoding translational GTPase TypA codes for MKIREDIRNIAIIAHVDHGKTTLVDGMLKQSGIFRENEQVQERVMDSNDLERERGITILAKNTAVKYNGVKINIVDTPGHADFGGEVERSLKMVDGVLLLVDSFEGPMPQTRFVLRKALQLNLKPIVVINKIDRPDARPKEVIDEVLELFIELGADDDQLEFPIIYASSKDGYAVYELTDEKVNLRPLFETIIEKVPAPKGYFDKPLQMLVSTIDYDDYVGRIAIGRVERGVIKAGQPAVICKKDGRIENIKISRLYKFEGLKRIEASEATVGDIVSISGVGDITIGETVCDVQNPEPLPFIDIDEPTITMTFSVNNSPFAGREGTYVTSRHLRDRLFKELETNVSLRVEETDSPDSFKVSGRGELHLSVLIETMRRQGYEFQVSKPSVIYKEIDGVICEPVEYLIIDVPEDYMGVVMEKLGARKAELVNMHSANQGYMRLEFKIPSRGLIGYRSEFLTDTKGNGIMNSVFHGFEPSKGEIQGRQRGSMIAWEDGEAVTYGLYNAQERGTLFIEPGVKVYEGMIVGENARSEDIVVNVCKKKHVTNMRASGSDEALRLTPPRILSLEQSLEFINDDELVEVTPKSIRLRKRILDTEQRAKAEAKARKG; via the coding sequence ATAAAAATAAGAGAAGACATAAGAAACATAGCAATAATCGCCCACGTTGACCATGGAAAGACTACTCTGGTGGACGGAATGCTTAAGCAAAGCGGAATTTTCAGGGAGAATGAGCAGGTTCAGGAGAGGGTTATGGACTCCAATGACCTGGAAAGGGAAAGGGGTATCACCATTCTTGCCAAAAATACCGCTGTTAAATATAATGGAGTAAAAATCAACATAGTTGATACCCCGGGACATGCAGATTTTGGCGGTGAAGTTGAACGTTCCCTCAAGATGGTGGACGGTGTGCTTCTGCTGGTTGATTCTTTTGAGGGTCCGATGCCTCAGACGCGATTTGTGCTTAGGAAGGCTTTGCAGCTTAATCTTAAGCCGATTGTTGTCATAAACAAAATTGACAGGCCGGATGCCAGACCGAAGGAAGTCATCGATGAAGTGCTGGAGCTTTTTATCGAACTGGGTGCCGACGACGACCAGCTGGAATTTCCGATAATATATGCTTCCTCCAAGGATGGGTACGCAGTTTATGAGTTAACCGATGAAAAGGTGAATCTCAGGCCTTTGTTTGAAACGATAATAGAAAAAGTGCCTGCACCGAAGGGATATTTCGACAAGCCCCTTCAAATGCTGGTGTCCACCATTGACTATGATGATTATGTAGGCAGAATAGCCATAGGGCGTGTTGAGCGCGGAGTCATCAAGGCAGGCCAGCCGGCAGTGATATGCAAAAAGGATGGGCGGATAGAAAACATAAAGATCAGCCGTCTCTATAAGTTTGAAGGATTAAAAAGAATAGAGGCCAGCGAGGCAACTGTGGGGGATATTGTATCGATATCCGGAGTCGGGGATATCACCATAGGCGAAACCGTCTGCGATGTGCAGAACCCCGAACCACTGCCATTTATAGATATCGATGAGCCTACCATAACCATGACCTTTAGTGTAAACAACAGCCCTTTTGCCGGCCGGGAAGGGACATATGTCACATCCAGGCATTTAAGGGACAGGCTGTTCAAAGAACTGGAGACCAATGTCAGCTTAAGGGTTGAGGAGACCGATTCACCGGATTCTTTCAAGGTTTCCGGCCGTGGAGAGCTTCATCTTTCAGTATTGATAGAAACAATGAGGCGACAGGGATATGAGTTCCAGGTTTCAAAACCCTCGGTTATTTATAAGGAAATTGACGGTGTGATCTGTGAACCTGTGGAGTATTTGATTATAGATGTTCCGGAGGATTACATGGGGGTAGTCATGGAAAAGCTGGGCGCAAGGAAGGCAGAGCTGGTAAACATGCATTCTGCCAATCAGGGATATATGCGTCTGGAGTTTAAAATACCTTCCAGAGGCCTTATAGGATATCGTTCGGAATTTTTGACGGACACAAAGGGAAATGGTATAATGAATTCTGTATTTCACGGTTTCGAACCTTCCAAGGGCGAAATCCAGGGCAGGCAAAGAGGTTCAATGATTGCATGGGAGGACGGGGAAGCTGTTACCTACGGCCTGTACAATGCACAGGAGAGGGGAACCCTCTTCATTGAACCCGGTGTAAAAGTGTATGAAGGAATGATAGTTGGTGAAAATGCCAGATCAGAGGATATTGTGGTCAATGTATGCAAGAAGAAGCATGTGACCAATATGCGCGCTTCGGGTTCGGATGAAGCCCTGCGTTTGACGCCTCCGCGTATTTTGAGCCTTGAGCAGTCACTGGAGTTTATCAATGACGACGAGCTGGTAGAAGTTACTCCTAAGAGCATAAGGCTTAGAAAGAGAATATTGGATACCGAACAGAGGGCTAAAGCCGAAGCAAAAGCTAGAAAAGGATAG
- the mltG gene encoding endolytic transglycosylase MltG yields the protein MGDAKMEHGKKKVKKRGRSAVFWLLTFLILMVIFLVCAQWSYRYVIESATERAEGTPITIAPQEGISVDIPLGSGTESIAKILKDKGIIRYPFIFKIISKFEGYDGYYKSGVHILKKGLTYQQIMKILTANPERSPSVKVTIPEGYTYKQIADLLAKKGVVDREKFDEVANNYDFDFDFIDDIPEGRKYRLEGYLFPDTYEFDPKAGEAAAIKKMLTRFNEMITESEYKRMEKLGMTLDEVIIIASLIEREAKVSSERPIISGVIHNRLNSKDPSMRKLQIDATIQYIFLNEQGSVKEVLLTEDTKIDHPYNTYKHEGLPPGPISSPGEDSIRAALYPEGDYLFYVQKEDGTGEHYFTKTYDEHLSAMDKAKKNKQSKE from the coding sequence ATGGGAGATGCAAAAATGGAGCATGGAAAAAAGAAGGTTAAAAAGAGGGGAAGAAGTGCTGTTTTCTGGCTTCTGACTTTTCTGATCCTGATGGTGATTTTTCTCGTATGTGCCCAATGGTCATACAGGTATGTCATTGAGAGCGCGACGGAAAGGGCGGAAGGGACTCCTATAACCATAGCTCCTCAAGAGGGTATCAGCGTGGATATACCTTTAGGTTCAGGCACTGAATCGATAGCCAAAATACTAAAAGATAAAGGAATTATCCGATATCCCTTTATCTTCAAAATTATATCCAAGTTTGAAGGGTATGACGGTTACTACAAGTCGGGAGTTCATATTCTGAAAAAAGGATTGACATATCAGCAGATAATGAAGATATTGACAGCCAACCCGGAGCGTTCTCCCAGCGTAAAAGTTACGATACCTGAAGGCTACACATACAAGCAAATTGCCGATCTTCTGGCTAAAAAAGGCGTGGTGGACAGGGAAAAATTCGATGAAGTCGCCAATAACTATGATTTCGATTTTGATTTCATTGATGATATACCGGAAGGACGCAAATACAGGCTTGAAGGTTACCTGTTCCCTGATACCTATGAATTTGATCCCAAAGCCGGGGAAGCAGCTGCCATCAAAAAGATGCTCACCCGTTTCAATGAAATGATTACCGAAAGTGAATATAAGAGGATGGAAAAGCTGGGTATGACACTGGATGAGGTGATAATCATAGCATCCCTCATTGAAAGGGAAGCAAAAGTATCCTCGGAGAGACCTATCATATCAGGAGTTATCCATAACAGGTTAAACAGCAAGGATCCAAGCATGAGGAAGCTCCAAATAGATGCAACCATCCAGTACATCTTCTTGAATGAGCAGGGTTCGGTAAAAGAAGTACTGCTTACCGAGGACACCAAGATAGACCATCCTTACAACACATATAAGCATGAAGGACTGCCTCCGGGACCTATCAGCAGCCCTGGAGAGGATTCCATAAGGGCGGCTCTGTATCCGGAAGGGGATTATCTGTTCTATGTGCAGAAAGAGGACGGAACAGGGGAACACTATTTTACGAAGACTTATGATGAGCATCTAAGTGCTATGGATAAAGCTAAAAAGAACAAACAATCCAAGGAATGA
- a CDS encoding O-methyltransferase: MICYDYINEYIRNTIKRNSGILKEMEEFAAENHVPIIQPEVARLITVLGRLKKPERILEVGTAIGYSTLILSEILQPGGKIDTIDRYELMLNLAKENIKRAGKEDVINVIAGEALDVLRCLDKEYDMIFLDAAKGQYLEFLPECLRMLKTGGLIISDNILYKGMVANDELVVRRKKTIVKRMRDYLDHICNCEQLDTSIIPIGDGVAVSYKL, from the coding sequence ATGATATGTTACGATTATATAAATGAGTACATCAGAAATACTATAAAGAGAAACAGCGGAATATTGAAGGAGATGGAAGAGTTTGCTGCGGAAAATCACGTTCCGATAATCCAGCCTGAGGTTGCGCGGCTCATTACCGTGCTGGGAAGGCTTAAGAAGCCTGAGCGCATCCTGGAGGTAGGAACTGCCATCGGTTACTCAACCCTCATCCTTTCAGAAATCCTTCAACCCGGCGGAAAAATTGACACTATTGACAGATATGAGCTTATGCTGAATCTTGCAAAAGAAAACATAAAAAGGGCCGGCAAGGAGGATGTTATAAACGTCATAGCCGGAGAGGCCCTTGATGTGCTGAGATGCCTTGATAAAGAATATGATATGATCTTCCTGGATGCAGCTAAAGGCCAGTATCTGGAGTTTTTGCCGGAATGCTTGAGGATGCTGAAAACAGGCGGGCTTATAATATCGGATAATATCCTTTATAAAGGCATGGTTGCCAACGATGAGCTGGTGGTTAGAAGGAAAAAGACCATAGTAAAAAGGATGAGGGATTATCTGGACCATATATGCAACTGTGAACAACTGGATACCAGCATTATCCCCATCGGGGACGGCGTGGCCGTAAGCTATAAGCTGTAA
- a CDS encoding peptidase U32 family protein: MNKIELLAPAGSLEKLKMAIEYGADAVYLGGEAYGLRAGAENFAPGEMEEGVEYAHSRGKKVYLTMNIIPHNEDIEGMAEYVKVVTKIGVDAILVSDPGVYSIVREASPDMEIHLSTQANNTNWKSAEFWYRHGVKRIVLARELSLKEIEEIRERAPKDLEFEVFVHGAMCISYSGRCLLSSYMAGRDANRGECAHPCRWKYYLVEEKRPGEYMPVYENERGTFIFNSRDLCMIEHIPELINTGVSSLKIEGRMKSSFYVATVVKAYRDAIDAYYSDPEGYRFNPKWLEEISKVSHREFTTGFYFNKPTEKDQIYNTSSYIRGYDFVGIVMEYDSKTGIATVEQRNRMFLGDEIEVVRPKGDFFIQKIESMKNSDGESIDVAPHPQMTVYMPMEKSVEKFTMLRRKAGGDQ, translated from the coding sequence ATGAATAAAATAGAGTTGCTTGCTCCGGCAGGAAGCTTGGAGAAGTTAAAAATGGCGATTGAGTATGGTGCCGATGCAGTGTATCTGGGAGGCGAAGCGTATGGCCTGCGGGCCGGTGCAGAAAACTTTGCCCCGGGGGAAATGGAAGAAGGGGTGGAATACGCCCATTCCCGGGGGAAAAAGGTATACCTTACCATGAATATAATACCCCATAACGAGGACATTGAAGGAATGGCCGAGTATGTCAAGGTGGTTACCAAAATTGGTGTGGATGCAATTCTGGTATCCGATCCCGGTGTGTATTCCATTGTAAGGGAAGCTTCTCCGGATATGGAGATACATCTCAGCACCCAGGCCAACAATACCAACTGGAAGAGCGCAGAATTCTGGTACCGCCATGGGGTAAAAAGGATTGTGCTGGCCAGGGAGCTTTCACTAAAGGAGATCGAAGAAATCAGGGAAAGAGCTCCGAAGGACCTGGAGTTTGAGGTTTTCGTGCATGGAGCGATGTGCATTTCATATTCGGGAAGATGCCTCTTAAGCAGCTATATGGCCGGCAGAGATGCCAACAGGGGTGAGTGCGCCCATCCCTGCCGCTGGAAATATTACCTGGTGGAGGAAAAGAGACCCGGGGAGTATATGCCCGTATATGAAAATGAGAGGGGTACTTTCATATTCAACTCAAGAGATCTGTGCATGATAGAACACATTCCCGAGCTTATCAATACCGGAGTGTCCAGCCTTAAAATCGAAGGCAGGATGAAGAGCTCCTTTTATGTGGCGACGGTTGTCAAAGCTTATCGTGATGCGATTGACGCCTATTACAGCGATCCTGAAGGATACAGGTTCAATCCTAAATGGCTTGAGGAAATATCCAAGGTGAGCCATAGGGAGTTTACCACAGGCTTTTATTTTAACAAGCCCACGGAGAAAGATCAGATATATAACACCAGCTCATATATCCGGGGTTATGATTTTGTGGGAATAGTGATGGAGTATGACAGCAAAACGGGAATAGCCACCGTAGAGCAGAGAAACAGGATGTTTCTTGGAGATGAGATAGAAGTGGTAAGGCCTAAAGGAGACTTTTTCATACAAAAAATAGAGAGCATGAAGAATTCCGACGGAGAAAGCATCGATGTGGCTCCGCACCCTCAGATGACCGTTTATATGCCGATGGAAAAGTCTGTGGAGAAGTTCACCATGCTGAGGCGAAAAGCCGGAGGAGATCAGTAG
- a CDS encoding peptidoglycan D,D-transpeptidase FtsI family protein: MLDKRKKILLIGIYIIFAALIARMSYFQLFQSKELSKAASSQKFTDVVIEKARGDILDRNGISFTGRGTETSVVIKTLMLRGMDSDIDRLSSILGVNSAKLRREIGIKKEPIILEINERQRRELVDSKLNGISVVHARKRYDDNSLAKHIIGYINRSEQVGTAGIERSYEKVLNSGTNKVIGVITDATYNPLYGLGYRIMDNVQSKKLNVKLTLDYHIQKIVEDVMEKNNVSGAVVVEDVNTGDIVAIASKPDFDQNRVDEYLDSPDKELFNKAVASYNVGSIFKIIDSACALETNQDVDDRYFCKGYIEIGDTIIKCGSYNSGGHGEVDFTRAFALSCNPYFIDLGIRMGPRSIIDMAKKLGFGEVTGIKEQGIDESGGSLPDIGSRVFTYGDTANMSIGQGEVLATPLQVADLVATVANGGIKNKINIVDSIVDENGNKVSSIKKQEGRRVMSKETSDFLRSMMEEVVDAGTGTRASLEEYGGSGGKTGSAETGLSAGNGNVVQAWFAGYFPRMNPKYSIAVFVENGRAGNKTAAPVFEEIAGEIMKKGY, translated from the coding sequence ATGCTGGATAAAAGGAAAAAGATATTGCTTATAGGCATTTACATCATATTTGCAGCTCTCATAGCCCGTATGTCCTATTTTCAGTTGTTTCAGAGCAAGGAGCTTTCAAAAGCGGCCTCCAGCCAGAAATTTACCGACGTTGTCATTGAAAAAGCCCGGGGAGACATATTGGACAGAAACGGCATCAGTTTCACCGGAAGAGGCACAGAAACTTCCGTCGTAATCAAAACGCTGATGCTGAGGGGAATGGATTCGGACATAGACAGGCTCAGCTCCATACTGGGTGTGAATTCAGCCAAGCTCAGAAGGGAAATCGGTATTAAAAAGGAACCGATAATCCTCGAGATCAATGAGAGACAGAGAAGGGAACTGGTGGATTCCAAACTAAACGGGATATCGGTGGTGCATGCCCGGAAAAGGTATGATGACAATTCTCTGGCGAAGCATATAATCGGATATATAAACCGGTCGGAACAGGTTGGCACTGCCGGTATTGAAAGATCTTACGAAAAGGTGCTGAACAGCGGGACAAACAAAGTCATAGGAGTAATTACCGATGCGACGTATAATCCTTTGTACGGTCTGGGATACAGGATTATGGATAATGTGCAAAGCAAGAAGCTCAATGTCAAGCTCACCTTGGATTATCACATACAAAAGATAGTTGAAGATGTTATGGAAAAAAACAATGTCAGTGGTGCGGTGGTAGTTGAGGACGTAAACACCGGAGATATTGTAGCCATAGCCAGCAAGCCGGATTTTGATCAGAACAGGGTTGACGAGTACCTGGACAGCCCGGACAAGGAATTGTTCAATAAGGCTGTCGCTTCTTATAATGTAGGGTCCATCTTCAAGATAATAGATTCCGCCTGCGCCCTGGAGACCAACCAGGATGTCGACGACAGGTATTTCTGTAAAGGATATATAGAAATCGGAGATACGATAATAAAATGCGGCTCGTACAACTCAGGCGGGCATGGAGAAGTGGATTTTACCAGGGCTTTTGCCCTGTCCTGCAATCCTTATTTTATTGATCTGGGGATAAGGATGGGTCCGAGAAGCATAATTGACATGGCCAAAAAGCTCGGATTCGGAGAAGTTACAGGGATAAAAGAGCAGGGAATTGATGAGTCCGGCGGCAGCCTGCCGGATATCGGAAGCCGGGTCTTTACCTATGGGGATACGGCAAATATGTCCATCGGACAGGGTGAAGTGCTGGCAACACCGCTTCAGGTTGCGGACCTGGTTGCTACTGTGGCAAACGGAGGCATCAAAAACAAGATAAACATAGTCGACAGCATAGTGGATGAAAATGGCAACAAGGTCAGCAGTATAAAAAAGCAGGAAGGCAGAAGGGTGATGTCTAAGGAGACTTCGGACTTCTTAAGGAGCATGATGGAAGAGGTGGTGGATGCCGGTACCGGTACCAGAGCCAGTTTGGAGGAATACGGAGGATCCGGAGGCAAGACCGGCAGTGCGGAAACGGGATTGAGCGCTGGCAACGGCAATGTTGTACAGGCATGGTTTGCAGGGTATTTTCCAAGGATGAACCCGAAATATTCCATAGCTGTTTTTGTAGAAAACGGAAGGGCCGGAAACAAAACCGCCGCACCGGTTTTTGAAGAAATAGCCGGAGAGATAATGAAGAAAGGTTATTGA
- a CDS encoding rhomboid family intramembrane serine protease has product MKYIVAFNLAVFLLMFVDPTGSLVSKLMLYPDRVMKGEVWRLITYIFIPPSTSPFWILFTLYFYYMVGSALENEWGSFKFNVYYLVGMIGTTISSFITGAAGTAYYLNMSLFLAFAFIYPDYQILIFFFLPVKMKYLAWLDIILLGISFIGGSFAARLAIIAAIANYLLFFGKDMMLAIKNRGNAYSNRQRFARSMSRIEAFHKCTICGITEKDDKNMEFRYCSKCEGDYEYCMDHLKNHEHIRKEA; this is encoded by the coding sequence ATGAAATATATTGTCGCTTTTAATCTGGCGGTATTTTTGCTAATGTTTGTGGACCCCACAGGAAGCTTGGTGAGTAAACTCATGCTGTATCCGGACAGGGTCATGAAAGGAGAAGTATGGAGGCTGATTACCTATATTTTTATACCTCCGTCCACATCTCCCTTCTGGATATTGTTCACCTTGTATTTTTATTACATGGTGGGTTCTGCATTGGAGAATGAGTGGGGCAGCTTTAAATTTAATGTTTACTACCTGGTTGGCATGATCGGTACAACAATTTCCTCCTTCATTACTGGTGCCGCCGGAACAGCCTATTACCTGAATATGTCCTTATTCCTGGCTTTTGCTTTCATATATCCGGATTATCAGATACTTATTTTTTTCTTCCTGCCGGTGAAGATGAAGTATCTGGCCTGGCTTGATATAATATTGCTGGGGATTTCCTTCATAGGAGGAAGCTTTGCGGCAAGGCTTGCAATAATAGCAGCGATAGCCAATTACCTGTTATTCTTCGGGAAAGACATGATGCTGGCAATAAAGAACAGGGGCAATGCTTACTCCAACAGGCAGAGATTTGCAAGGAGCATGTCCAGGATAGAGGCATTCCATAAATGCACCATATGTGGAATAACTGAAAAGGACGATAAGAATATGGAGTTCAGGTATTGCTCAAAATGTGAGGGGGATTATGAGTACTGCATGGATCATTTAAAAAATCATGAGCATATCAGGAAGGAAGCATAG
- the sigK gene encoding RNA polymerase sporulation sigma factor SigK — MLPILPTALINAIKSMFLMCGYVSNPNSFPQPLTPEEEQKYMEMYKNGDEEARNILIERNLRLVAHIVKKYNSYGNDIDDLISIGTIGLIKAITTFDNLKGTRLATYAARCIENEILMQIRSNKKTQNEVSLQDPIGVDRDGNEITLIDVVGNEADSVLDEVELKMQVKRLYNKMQDVLKKREKTVLELRYGLLNGSGKTQREIAKMLGISRSYVSRIEKKAIKKLSKEFKPENCR; from the coding sequence TTGCTGCCTATACTGCCTACTGCCCTTATAAACGCAATTAAAAGCATGTTTTTAATGTGCGGTTATGTCTCAAACCCAAACTCATTCCCGCAACCACTTACACCAGAAGAAGAACAGAAATACATGGAAATGTACAAAAACGGTGATGAAGAAGCAAGGAACATACTTATAGAACGAAATCTGCGCCTGGTTGCCCATATTGTAAAAAAGTACAACTCCTATGGAAATGATATTGACGACCTGATATCAATAGGCACCATAGGATTGATCAAAGCAATAACCACTTTTGATAATCTTAAGGGAACCAGACTTGCTACTTATGCCGCCCGGTGCATTGAAAACGAGATATTGATGCAGATCCGGTCGAATAAGAAAACCCAGAACGAGGTATCCCTCCAGGACCCGATCGGGGTTGACAGGGATGGCAATGAAATCACCCTTATAGATGTGGTGGGAAATGAAGCCGACTCAGTCCTCGACGAAGTAGAGCTCAAGATGCAGGTTAAACGTCTATATAATAAAATGCAGGATGTTCTAAAAAAAAGGGAAAAGACTGTGCTTGAGTTAAGATACGGCCTTCTCAACGGATCGGGAAAAACCCAGAGGGAAATCGCCAAGATGCTCGGAATATCAAGATCCTATGTTTCCAGGATAGAGAAAAAAGCCATCAAGAAGCTCAGCAAGGAGTTTAAGCCGGAAAACTGCCGTTAA